DNA sequence from the Sulfurimonas sp. HSL3-7 genome:
ATAAAATAGAGCTCATTTAGAGCCCCTCTTCAGTCGATATATGAGGTTGAAGTGCTAAAATACAAAAAAATATTTACGGCTGTTCCTTTCATAACAGTTCATTTGGGAAAATAGATGTCAACTAAAATCAATGCGCAACATGTCAATTATGAAGACCTCTGTCATGCAGAACGTGTGGAAGTCAGTAACGATGAGGCTTTTCGTAAGAAGATAGCTGATTCGCACCAGTTTTTGCTCGACGAGATCTCTACGGGTAAACCGATCTATGGTGTGACAACAGGCTATGGTGAGGCCGGGACCAACTATTCGGCGTTTGAGCAGGCGAAAGAGCTGCAGAAGAACCTCTTCCGTTTTCACGGATGCGGCGTCGGCGAGATGCTCTCGCATGATGAGTGCAAGCGTATTTTGTTGATCCGTCTGACCAGCCTTTCAAAAGGGTATTCCGGTATTACGGCAAATCTGCTTGAGCGTATGGCCTATTTTTTCAACAATGATATCATCCCGGTCATCCCTGCACAGGGATCCGTCGGGGCGAGCGGCGACCTGACGCCTCTCTCTTACATCGCGGCGGCGATCGTCGGCGAGCGCGAGGTCTACTACAAGGGTGAGATCCGCAGCAGTGCCGATGTCTATAAAGAGCTTGACATCGAGCCGTATGAGCTGGAGCCGAAAGAGGCGCTGGCCATCATGAACGGTACGGCGGCAATGAGCGGTATCGCCATCATTGCGATGCAGAAGTTCGAGAACTGGATGCACGCATATGAGAGCTTTATCGCCGGTCTGTTTGAAATGATGCATGCCGACGGGACACCGCTTCAGCCGCTTGTGCATGAAGTGAAACCGTTTGAGGGGCAGATCCGCTGTGCAGCACAACTGGCGAAAAAACTTGAAGGCTCCGAGATCGTCCAGGCGCAGGATGAGCGTTATGAGAAGTTTTTTAAAGAGGATACCCTCTGTATCCAGGATAAGTACTCTATCCGCTGTACACCGCAGGTCCTGGGTATTGTCTGGGACAACCTCGAGCTTTCTAAAAAATGGGTCGAGACGGAGTGCAACGCGGTCAACGACAACCCGATCATCGACGGTGAAGGTAAAAAGATCTACACCTCCGGTAACTTCTACGGCGGTTACGTTGCCCATGCGATGGACACGCTGAAGATCTGTTCCGCCAATGCGGCCGATCTGCTTGACAAGCAGTTCTCGCTGCTTGTCGACCACAAATTCAACCGCGGTATCGGCGAGAATCTCAAGATCTCCGACAAACCGCACCACCACGGTTTCAAAGCGATGCAGATCACGCTCAGCTCTCTCAGCGCCGATGTGATGATGAACATCATGCCGGCATCCGTCTTCTCCCGCCCGACGGAGTCGCTCAACCAGGATAAGGTGAGCATGGGGACCACTGCGGCGCTCAATTTCAAGCGCACGCTTCCAGATCTTGACAACATGCTTGCCATCGCCTTTATGGGGCTTGCTCAGGCGGTTGATATCCGCGGTCATGAAGGTATCTCGCCGCAACTGGAGAGTATCTATAAAAAGATCCGTTCGGTCATTCCGCCGTTGGTGGAAGACCGCCGCATGGATATTGAGATCGAAAAAGTGGTTGAGATGATCACTAACGGAGAACTTTCGTAATGCGCAAAGTCCTTGTAACGGGAGCAACCGGTGCTATCGGCGAAGCGTGTGTCCGCGCCTTTGCGGATGCCGGCTACTTTGTCTATATACATTACCGTTCACAAGAGTCAAAAGCACAGGCTATTCTGGACGATATCAAAAACGGCGAGATCGTCTACTGTGACGTGCGTGACGGCGAGAGCGTCAAAAACGCTTTTGGCGGACTGGACCTTGATGTCCTGGTCAACAACTCCGGCATTACCAAAGACAACCTCTTCTTCTGGATGAAAGATGAAGAGTGGGAAGATGTGATCGACACTAATCTTAACGGCATGTACCGTGTGACCAAAGCGGTGGTTGAGAAGATGATCGCCAAGAAAAACTGCGCGATCGTCAACGTCTCTTCTGTCTCGGGAATCGCCGGCAATCCGGGTCAGACCAACTACTCGGCGACGAAAGGGGGCATCATCGCTTTTACCAAGGCCTTAGCCCTGGAGCTTGGCCGCTACAAGATCCGCGTCAACTGCGTTGCACCGGGTCTGATAGAGTCGGAGATGACCGAGGAGCTGCCGCTCAAAGAGCTCAAAAAAGGGATCCCTCTACGACGTATCGGAAAGCCTGAAGATGTTTCGGAAGTGGTACTTTTTCTGGCGGACAAGGCATCTTATATCACCGCTGAAACAATCAATATCAGCGGTGGAATGGTGAGATAGAAGATGAAGATGCGTCGCGTAGTGATTACCGGTGTCGGAGTGCTTTCACCGCTGGGCAATGATATGGAGGCCCTCCAGGAAGGGCTGGAGTCGTCGAGAAGCGGTGTCGTGCACGTCGAATCGTGGTCGGAATATAGAGATTTCAAGACCCGCGTCTGCGGCCTTGTCGACTGGAACAACTACAAAGAGATCCCGCGTAAAAGCCGCCGTTCGATGGGACGCGTGGCGATCATGGCGGCCAAGACG
Encoded proteins:
- a CDS encoding aromatic amino acid ammonia-lyase, with the translated sequence MSTKINAQHVNYEDLCHAERVEVSNDEAFRKKIADSHQFLLDEISTGKPIYGVTTGYGEAGTNYSAFEQAKELQKNLFRFHGCGVGEMLSHDECKRILLIRLTSLSKGYSGITANLLERMAYFFNNDIIPVIPAQGSVGASGDLTPLSYIAAAIVGEREVYYKGEIRSSADVYKELDIEPYELEPKEALAIMNGTAAMSGIAIIAMQKFENWMHAYESFIAGLFEMMHADGTPLQPLVHEVKPFEGQIRCAAQLAKKLEGSEIVQAQDERYEKFFKEDTLCIQDKYSIRCTPQVLGIVWDNLELSKKWVETECNAVNDNPIIDGEGKKIYTSGNFYGGYVAHAMDTLKICSANAADLLDKQFSLLVDHKFNRGIGENLKISDKPHHHGFKAMQITLSSLSADVMMNIMPASVFSRPTESLNQDKVSMGTTAALNFKRTLPDLDNMLAIAFMGLAQAVDIRGHEGISPQLESIYKKIRSVIPPLVEDRRMDIEIEKVVEMITNGELS
- a CDS encoding SDR family NAD(P)-dependent oxidoreductase — its product is MRKVLVTGATGAIGEACVRAFADAGYFVYIHYRSQESKAQAILDDIKNGEIVYCDVRDGESVKNAFGGLDLDVLVNNSGITKDNLFFWMKDEEWEDVIDTNLNGMYRVTKAVVEKMIAKKNCAIVNVSSVSGIAGNPGQTNYSATKGGIIAFTKALALELGRYKIRVNCVAPGLIESEMTEELPLKELKKGIPLRRIGKPEDVSEVVLFLADKASYITAETINISGGMVR